One Phoenix dactylifera cultivar Barhee BC4 chromosome 8, palm_55x_up_171113_PBpolish2nd_filt_p, whole genome shotgun sequence genomic window carries:
- the LOC103722705 gene encoding very-long-chain aldehyde decarbonylase GL1-9-like → MVLWEGYVSDELMGTFAPIVVYWLYAGMYQLLPPLDRYRLHTRKEEEQKNLVPLSSVVKGVLLQQLVQATVAQVLFLVTSSSTGTPIQPSILVQLIQIFVAMLVMDTWQYFVHRYMHQNKFLYRHIHSQHHRLVVPYAIGALYNHPLEGLLLDTLGGAMSFLISGMTARTSVFFFCFAVIKTIDDHCGLWLPGNIFHIFFQNNTAYHDIHHQLQGTKYNYSQPFFSIWDNILGTRMPYALVARQEGGLEARPLKD, encoded by the exons ATGGTTCTGTGGGAAGGCTATGTCAGTGATGAGCTGATGGGCACGTTTGCCCCCATTGTTGTTTATTGGCTCTACGCTGGCATGTATCAGCTGTTGCCCCCATTGGATCGTTACCGATTGCacactagaaaagaagaagagcagaAGAACTTGGTGCCCTTGTCGTCGGTGGTTAAGGGTGTTCTACTTCAGCAGCTTGTTCAAGCCACTGTTGCGCAAGTTCTTTTCCTG GTAACTTCAAGTTCAACAGGGACTCCAATTCAGCCATCCATATTAGTTCAACTGATCCAGATCTTTGTGGCAATGCTAGTGATGGACACATGGCAATATTTTGTGCACCGATACATGCATCAGAACAAGTTCCTTTACCGCCATATTCACTCCCAACATCACCGTTTGGTAGTTCCTTATGCAATTGGAGCCCTCTACAACCATCCCTTGGAGGGTCTCCTTCTGGACACCTTGGGTGGGGCCATGTCATTCCTGATCTCAGGGATGACGGCACGAACATCTGTTTTTTTCTTCTGCTTTGCGGTGATAAAGACTATTGATGATCACTGCGGCCTCTGGCTGCCTGGTAATATCTTTCACATTTTCTTCCAGAACAACACTGCCTACCATGACATCCACCATCAGCTTCAAGGCACAAAGTATAATTACTCTCAGCCTTTCTTTTCTATTTGGGACAACATATTGGGCACTCGCATGCCCTACGCCTTGGTCGCCCGCCAGGAAGGGGGGTTGGAGGCAAGACCATTGAAAGACTAG
- the LOC103722706 gene encoding uncharacterized protein LOC103722706, whose amino-acid sequence MDFMMTNLLSLGKRPLMSSTVTGSAHNSTHGNTDGFGDIALHLSCSDYDTSKTNKTVYPLNNNDLSAQDDGCRLVLGLGPTPTACFSGYSAAGVSKTKESATFTSQSWGSESDSEMLELGLSRGHAEPMAKVDGSPNLCYPQNQSPLIKKHLLIPVVDENSTSANRNSGGHMPALLFAPGLDDAGCTEGLPETRNLLDLGSDVNASHHYHHLQHELQVSPEPIAAADSSVDVASGCPPFGRRTCHHLKKCMFDGCSKGARGASRLCITHGGGQRCQKPGCNKGAESRTAFCKAHGGGRRCQMLGCTKSAEGKTEFCIAHGGGRRCGHLGCSKAARGKSGLCIRHGGGKRCAVEGCSQSAEGQAGLCISHGGGRRCQFPSCGKGAQGSTKYCKAHGGGKRCTFEGCTKGAEGSTPLCKGHGGGKRCLFESGGVCPKSVHGGTNFCVAHGGGKRCTMLGCTKSARGRTDHCVRHGGGKRCHFEECGKSAQGSTDFCKAHGGGKRCTWGLGCDKFARGRCRLCAAHGSMKARQESEAVKSGSMIGPGLFQGIVSLSAMAGSSTDKDYSTSYSTSGASSVSDCTESPVDGQQQLLIPPQVLVPVSMKSPSSSSASMTVGSLTKSSRLMIPEGRVHGGNLMSLLRGSFKNAVDGGLV is encoded by the coding sequence ATGGATTTTATGATGACAAATCTTCTGTCACTTGGAAAGAGACCTCTGATGAGTTCTACAGTCACAGGATCAGCACATAACTCAACGCATGGCAATACCGATGGTTTCGGAGACATTGCATTGCATCTGAGCTGCTCGGACTATGACACCAGCAAGACTAATAAAACAGTATATCCTCTGAACAACAATGATCTTTCTGCACAAGATGATGGCTGTCGGTTGGTCCTCGGATTGGGTCCAACTCCAACTGCCTGTTTTTCAGGTTATAGCGCAGCTGGAGTTAGTAAAACTAAAGAATCTGCTACTTTTACAAGCCAAAGCTGGGGGTCTGAATCAGATTCTGAAATGTTAGAACTTGGGCTCTCGAGGGGGCATGCGGAACCGATGGCCAAGGTGGATGGCAGTCCAAATCTTTGTTATCCCCAAAATCAGTCACCTCTCATTAAAAAGCATTTGCTGATTCCTGTTGTTGATGAGAATTCAACTTCAGCCAACAGAAATTCAGGGGGGCACATGCCTGCTCTCCTTTTTGCTCCAGGGCTGGATGATGCAGGCTGCACTGAAGGTTTGCCAGAGACCCGTAATCTATTAGACCTTGGAAGCGATGTAAATGCTAGTCATCATTATCACCATCTTCAACATGAGCTTCAAGTCAGTCCTGAGCCTATAGCTGCAGCTGATTCTTCGGTGGATGTTGCCTCTGGCTGCCCTCCTTTTGGTCGGAGGACTTGTCATCATCTTAAGAAATGCATGTTCGACGGGTGTTCGAAAGGTGCTAGGGGAGCTTCCCGGCTCTGCATAACCCATGGAGGTGGGCAACGCTGCCAAAAACCTGGGTGCAACAAAGGCGCTGAGAGCCGGACAGCTTTTTGCAAGGCCCATGGAGGAGGGAGGCGATGCCAGATGCTCGGATGCACCAAAAGCGCCGAGGGAAAGACGGAATTCTGCATTGCCCATGGAGGAGGGCGACGGTGTGGTCATCTAGGGTGCAGTAAAGCAGCCCGTGGGAAATCAGGGCTGTGCATCAGGCATGGTGGCGGGAAGAGGTGCGCCGTAGAGGGATGCAGCCAAAGTGCCGAGGGCCAGGCGGGGCTCTGCATCTCTCATGGAGGGGGCCGTCGATGCCAATTCCCCAGTTGCGGAAAGGGTGCACAGGGGAGCACCAAGTATTGCAAGGCCCATGGTGGGGGGAAACGGTGCACCTTTGAGGGATGCACCAAAGGGGCCGAGGGGAGCACACCCCTGTGCAAAGGGCACGGTGGAGGAAAAAGGTGCCTCTTCGAAAGTGGCGGGGTCTGCCCAAAGAGCGTCCATGGAGGGACTAATTTCTGCGTGGCCCATGGAGGCGGGAAGCGGTGCACAATGCTCGGATGCACCAAAAGTGCCCGTGGCCGTACTGATCACTGTGTGAGGCATGGCGGTGGAAAGCGGTGCCACTTTGAGGAGTGCGGGAAGAGCGCACAGGGGAGCACAGATTTCTGCAAGGCACATGGTGGAGGGAAGCGGTGCACATGGGGCTTAGGGTGCGACAAGTTTGCGAGGGGAAGGTGCAGGCTGTGCGCAGCTCATGGTAGCATGAAGGCACGACAGGAGAGCGAGGCTGTGAAGAGTGGGAGCATGATCGGACCAGGCCTCTTCCAAGGGATTGTGTCCTTGTCCGCAATGGCAGGAAGCAGCACGGACAAGGATTACTCCACTTCATACTCCACTTCAGGGGCAAGTTCTGTTTCGGATTGCACCGAGTCACCGGTGGATGGACAGCAACAGCTTCTTATTCCTCCGCAGGTGCTGGTTCCCGTCTCTATGAAGTCCCCATCTTCTTCATCAGCATCAATGACTGTGGGAAGCCTGACAAAGAGCTCTAGGCTTATGATCCCCGAGGGAAGGGTGCATGGTGGGAACCTGATGTCTCTGCTTAGAGGAAGCTTCAAGAATGCTGTGGATGGTGGGCTGGTGTGA